The region GCGTCGAGCGGCGCCTGCTTTGTGCCGCGATAGCGTGCTTCGAGCGCCGCCTGCGCGTCCGGGCCGCGCTCGGCGTCCGTGAGCGGCGGTGACACCTCGACCGTGAGGCTCGAGCCTCCCGCGACGACCTCGGCGCGCAGCAGGCGGGGGGCGAGCACGGGAGCGGGGAGCGGCGCCTCGACGTCGGCGTCGAGCGTCAGAACGTAGGAGCCGGAGGGCGCGGGCAGGAGCGGTCCGCTCCAGCGGGACGCCAGCAGCGGGAAGGCGGCGGTGAATCGCCCGTCGGCCTGGTCGATAGTGCCCGCGAGGTCTTGCCGCGGCCCGCGCAACACCGCCCCGATGGCGCGTCCCGTGCCCGACACGACGACGCGCGGGGCGGATCCCCCTTCGACGACGATCGAGTCGATCGTGGTCGCTGTCGACGGGGAGCCGAGGGGGAGACTCGCTGTCATTCGTGCTCTTTCAGCCGGGTGGTGATCTGACGGTACACTCTCGCAGTGTTTTCGCCGTCGTGAAACGCGTGGTGGCTCGCGGCGAGGGACGCCGCGTGCTCCACGAGCACCGCCCGAACCGCCTTGTCGGTGTCCGCGGCGGCGAGCACCGCCAGAAGCTCGCCCCACGTCGACTTCTGCGTTCCGCCGCTGAAGCTGTCGTAGTCGACGTACAGGCCGCGGCTGGCGGTATACGCGTCGACGTCGGGCGCGAGAAAGATGATCGGCCGGCCGAGCAGGGAGAAATCGTAGGCGATCGACGAGTAATCGGTGATGAGGGCGTCGACGGCGGGGAGCACGGGCGTGACGTCGGTGCACCGCGCCGAGTCGAGCAGTACGACGTGGTCGCTCAGCGCCAGGCCGGCCGCGTAGTCGCCCACGCCGTGCGGGTGCGGCCGCAGCACGAGCGTCGAATCGGACGCCTCGAGCAGTGCGACGATCGCCCGCCATTCGGCCGCACTCGGGATGCCGGGGTCGACCTCCCCGTCGCGCCAGGTCGGGGCGTAGAGCACCACTCGCCGGCCGGTGTCGTCGATGCCGAGCTGGGCGAAGAGCAGGGCGCGCGCGGCGACGTTGCGGTCCGTCTCGTCGCCGGCGACCAGAAGATCGTCGCGCGGGTCGCCGGTGACGACGACACGGTGGGCGGGCAGGTCGAAGGCGGTGCGCAGCCGCGCCGCAGAGACTTCGGATGCCGCGGGCATGATGTCGATCGACCGTGCGGCCGTGCGGTACATGAGCCGCAGCATCCGGCGCACCACGACGGAGCCGGGCAGCAGCCGCGTGCGCAGGGTGGCCGGGGAGTCGAGGTTGATGCGCTTGAGGGGGATGCCGTGCCACAGCTGCACCACGAAACCGCCCCGCAGCCCGTAGCGGTTGGCGTCGCCGAAGCCGTGCGTGACGACGATCACACGGGCCCGCAGGGTGGCGAACAGGCCACGCCGCGACGACTTGAGTACCGCAGGTATGCCGAGGTCGGCCGCCGCCGCGAGGTCCCGTTCGTCACGGGCCAGCCAGAGCAGAGTGAGCGCCGGATTCTCGCGCCGCACGAGGCGGTAGAGCGCGAGCGCCCCCTCGCCCACGCCGGGGCCGGAACCGAAGACCCAGAGGTCGCGACGGCGGGGCACGACAATGCTGGCGAGAGCGCCGAGACCGTAGCCCGGGAGGGCCAGCAGCTTCTTCGCATTGCCCGCGGCAAAGGTGACAGGGGCTATCTGAGGCACGCCCCAGCGTAACAGCCGGGCCGGAGCCGGGTCTCAGGTGGGTAACGGTGGCACCGTGCGGCGGGGAACGCGCAGCCGGGACTGATTTAATCGGAGGGTGCCACTCCTCAAAGACGCCCAAGCCGCCCGACGAGTGCTCCGCAACATCCTCAAGTCGCGCCGATCGCGGGCGGAACTCGCCCGCCGGTTGCCGACGCTGCAGCAACCGGCCGCCGGCTCGGTGCAGGTGGTCGTGTACTTCGCCGACACACGCGTGAACATGTACCAGATCCGCCAGTGGTACGCCCCGCTGGCCGAGCTCGCGAAGACCCGGCAGGTGACGATCATTGCCCGCTCGCCCGGGACCATGCTCACGCTGCTCGACGAATCGCCCGTGCCGGTCGTGTACCTGCGCCAGGTGGTCGACCTCGAACGGTTCATCCACTCTCAAGACATCAAGATCGTGTTCTACGTGAACCAGAACACCAAGAACTTCCAGATGTTCCGGTACGGGCGCATGTGGCACGTTTTCATCAACCACGGTGAGAGCGACAAGATGTACATGACGACGAACCAGTTCAAGGCCTACGACTACAGCTTCATCGCCGGCGATGCCGCCAGGGAGCGGCTCGCCCGCAAGCTGTGGGACTTCGACGTCGACCGCAAGGCCATCCCGATTGGACGCCCCCAGGCCGACCACTTCGCCGCGGAACTGCCGTACCCGGCCGACGACCGCACGGTCGTCCTGTACGCGCCGACCTGGGAGGGCGACCGCGCTTCGGCGGCGTACGGCTCGATCGCGACCCACGGCGTCGCGCTCGTCAACGCGCTCATCGCCACCGGCACCCACCGCGTGATCTACCGCCCGCACCCGCGAAGCGGCGTCGTCGACCCGGCCTACGGCGCGGCGAACCGCTCGATCATCGCCGCGATCCAGTCGGCCAACGCGGCCGACCCGGCCGCGCACCACATCTTCGACGACGGCAACGACCTGGGCTGGCAGCTGGCAGGGGCGGATGTCGCGATCACCGACATTTCGGCCATGGTGTACGACCGGCTCGCCACCGGCAAGCCGCTCATCGTGACCCGCCCAGTTTCGCCCCGCGCCGAGATCGACGAGACGGGCTACCTCGGCTCGAGCGAGTGGCTCACGGCAGGCGACGCGGACGGCATCGTTGCTATCGCCGACCGCGTGCTGCACAGCGAGGAGGCCCAGGAGAATCTGCACTTCTGGGTTGAGCGCCACTTCGGCGACACGACCCAGGGTGCCGCGACCGCCCGGTTCCACGCTGCGGTCGAACTCCTCGTGGCCGAGTGGGAGCGCAACGCGCTGCTGCACTCCGACGACGATCCGTCGAGCGAAGACCCCTTCGACGACGACGACGAAGACGCCATCAGCGACGACTGATCGCGTCAAAAGCTCACCCGCCAGAGGTATTCGTCTCCGTTCGGGCGGAACCAGCGCACGATCACGACTGAGTTTCGTGCCAGGTCGTGTCCGCGTACGGCGAAGCCGAGCACCGCGCCAGGAAGCAGCCTGCTCTGGCTGAGCGGTAGCAGCAGGCCCGAGCCGAGCACGGCGAGCCGCATACCGTCGAGCGTCTCGGCGCTGCGGTTGACGAGGTAGTAGCGCACCGGGGCACGCGAGCGGTCGACGATGAAGGGAACGCGGTAAGCGAGTGGTTGCATGCCGCGAAGCTAGGTTCGGCCAACGACGGTGGAGCCGTCGCTGTGCAAGCCCCAGCTCGCGATTAACCTGTGGAGGAGTGGCGGCGTAGCGTCAAAGTCATGCCCCGCCTGCGTAGAAGCAACCTCCAGACGCCCGGCCTCGGCCGGGTCCGACACGGGCGGGGGTATTCCATCCGGGACGCGCGCGGCAAGAAGGTCGACGACGAGGCCATCCGTGAGCGAGTCGACACCCTGGCGATCCCTCCCGCGTGGACGGACGTGTGGATCGCGCCCTATGCGAACAGCCACATTCAGGCGACGGGGCTCGACGAGGCCGGCCGCAGGCAGTACATCTACCACTCGTTCTGGCGCGAGAAGAAAGACCGCGCGAAGTTCGATCGTGCCCTGTTGCTCGCCGAGGCCCTGCCCAACGCGCGGCGCGCGGTGACCATCGACCTGCGTAGCGAGGGAACGACGCGTGCCCGCGTGCTCGCCGCAGCCTTCCGCATGCTCGACACCGGCGCGCTGCGTGTCGGTTCCGAGCGCTACACCGAGACGAACGGCAGCCACGGGCTGTCCACCCTGCTGTGCGCTCACGCCAAGGTGAGCGGCACGACGGTGACCCTCAAGTTCCCCGCGAAGAGCCGGCAGGAGTGGAGCTCGGAAATCACCGACGTCGACCTCGCCGAGCTGCTCGCCATCCTCAAGAAGCGTGGCCCCACCGCACGACTGCTGGCCTACGAGGTCGACGGCGAATGGCGCCCGATCACCGCGGAGGAGATCAACGAGTACGTGCGGGAGCGCACGGGCGGCGCTTTCTCGGCGAAGGACTTCCGCACGTTGCGCGGCACGGTGGCCGCCTCGGTGAGCCTCGCCAAGCGCGGTCCGGCGAAGTCGAGCACGGCGCGAAGCCGGGCGCTCGCTCAGGCGATGCGCGATGCCGCCGCCACCCTGGGCAACACCCCGTCGATCGCGAAGAAGAGCTATGTCGACCCGCGGGTCGTCGCCAAGTACCGGCACGGCCAGACGATTGACCGCACGAAGACGGCGTCGGCCGAGGCCGAGCTGCGCAAGCTGCTCGGGTAGAGCCGCCGCGTCCTACGCGGAGGGGTCGACCGGGAAGTCCCGCTGGGCCTTCTCGAGCGCACGCTGGGTGCGGGACATGCGGGGCTGCTTCTCGCCGCGCAACCGCTTGGGAAGGCGCTGCTCCTTCGCCGGCTTGGGCTGCTTCGGCGCTTTGACCCGCAGCGCGAGCACGGCCGGGAACTCCGGCGGCGCCGCACGGAAAGCCTCGCGGGCGCTGCGCACGACCTGGCGGCCGAGGAGGTTGTTGCCGGCGCCGCCGACGACGGCACCGATGCCGAACGGGATGGCGCGACCGACCACGTTCGTGCCCTGCGTCAGCGCAAACCGCTTCAGGAAGGTGCGCTTCAGCCGGTCGGCGATCTGGCCCATCGCGGCCTGCGGAAGGCTCTTGGTCACCATCTCGCCCCAGAACTTGTTGCGCACCGGACCGTTGCCGGAGGCCTGGCCCGCGAGCTGCTTGACGAGGTCGCTGCCCGCCGAGCCGAGGATGAGCGTCATTACGAGCGTGCGTGCGCGGTCGGGGTCGTCGACGGCGATACCGTGCACCTCGGTCACCGACTGGGCGAAGAGGGCGCTCGCCTCGAGGAAGCCGCCGGTCTCGACGGTGGAGAGAGCGAGGGATGCGCCGATTCCCACGGCGGGGATCACCGCGCTCGCGCCCACGAGCGCTCCGCCCGTGGTCACGGCGGTGAGGTAGCGCCGCTCGAGGATGCGGATGACCTGCTCGGGCGTCGCGTCGGGGTTGTGCGCGCGGATGCTGTGCAGGTGCGCGAGGACCGCGGGCCGCTGCACGGTGAGCAGCCGGTCGATGCCGCCCACAACGAATCGGTTGGCCTCGGGAATCTGCGGGGTGGCCGCGGGTATCACTGGCTTGATCATTTCACTCCGTAGTCGGCGTTGTACCGGTCGAGCACGTCCGCGATGGGCGCGTCGAGCACCAGCTCGCCCTTGTCGAGGTAGAGGCCGCGGCTGCAGAAGCGGCGCAGGTCTTTTTCGCTGTGCGAGACGATGAACAGCGTGCGACCGCCGGCGAGCAGCTCTTCGATGCGGTTGTAGCACTTCTCCTTGAAGGCGCGGTCGCCGACGGCGAGCACCTCGTCGACGAGGATGATCGGCTCTTCGAGCCTCGATACGACGGCGAAGGCGATGCGCACCTTCATGCCGCTCGAGAGGTGCTTGTAGGGGGTGTCGAGGAAGTCGCCGATCTCGGCGAACTCGATGATCTCGTCGAACCGGGCCTGGATCTCGGCTCGCTTCATGCCGTGGAGCCCCGCGGTGAGGTACACGTTCTCGCGCACCGAGAGGTCGTTCACAAAACCGCCGGTGATCTCGATGAGCGGTGCGACGCCGCCCCGCACTCCGACTCTGCCCTCGTCGGGAAGCACCACTTCGGCGACGAGCTTGAGCAGCGTCGACTTGCCCTGGCCGTTGCGGCCCACGACCCCAATGGCCTCGCCGGGCTGCACGTCGAAGGTGACGTGGCGAAGCGCCCAGAACTCGCCGGGGCGCGTCTTGCGCGCGCGGGCGCTGAAGAGGTCTTTGAAGTTGCGACGGGCGCGACGGTTGCGGCGGTAACGGATGCCCGCATCCGTCACAGAGATCACCGCGGTCTGCGGGGCCGTCGCTGCGCGGTCGGCGATGTCACTCTGGGTCACGGGTCAGATCTCTTTCAGCACCGAACGGATGGTGCGCTTGAACACGAGCATGCCTATACACAGGATGACGATACTCATCGCGGCTGAGACCCAGACCATAAACCAGTCGTCGGGAGAACCGAGCTGCTCGGGGAAGAACGCGCCCCGGTAGAGCGAGAAGATGCCACTGAGCGGGTTGAACGCCGCCCAGAAGTGCAGGTTCGGAGGCAGGTCGGTCACCCCGTAGATGATGGGCGACGCGTAGAAGAGAAAGCGCAGGGCGAGTTTCACGGCTCGTTCGAGGTCGCGGAAGAACACCACAAGCGGCGCGACGATGAGTCCGACCCCGACGGTGAGGATGCCCTGGATGATGATAGCGAGGGGGAAATAGAGAATGTTGGCGTTGACGGTCGCGCCGCTGATGATCACGAAGAAGGCCAGCACGGGCAGGCTGGCGATGAATTCGATGCCCTTCGACATAACGAGGCTGACGACCCAGATGGTGCGCGGGATTTTCGTCGACCGCACGAGTTTGGCCTCTTTGATGAAGGCCCTCGTGGTGTCGGAGACGGCGCCCGTGAACCACGTCCACGGCAGCAGGGCCGAGAGCAGGAAGACGATGTAGGGCTCGGCGCCGACGTCGCGGCCGAAAACCTGGGTGAAGACGAACCAGTAGATGCCCGCCATGACCAGCGGGTCGAGAATCGACCAGACGTACCCGAGAGCCGACGTGGAGTAGCGCACACGCAGATCCCGCGTCGCGAGCAGCCGCAGGGAATGCCAGTAGCGCGCTAAGGGCGTGCTGGCGGTGCGCTCGGGTGGTGCAACGGTCACGTGGATCCTTTGGGGCTAAAGGGCACCTGGGCGGCGTCCATCGACCCCTACCGCGGCCGGTTAGACGAAGAGGTTCGCCCGTTCCAGGTCTTCAGCGAAGTCGATCTCCACTGCGTAGAGGTCGGAGATGTCCACCGGTTCGATGTGCAGCTTGTCCTGCTCAATGGCCAACTCTATGCCACGTTCGAAGTAGTCCTGATCGCCGACGCGCTTGAGCTGACGCAGCAGAACGGCCTTGTCGTCGCGGGAGATGTAGTTGATGCCGACCGCTTCGCCGAGACCGTTCTTCACGGTCTTCGAGAGCTCCCTGATGTAGCCCTCCGCGTCGGTCGTGTACTTGACCTCTTCGTCGGAGACCTTCGCGGTGTTTACCGACACGAACGACTGGTCGCGGGCAACGAGCTTGGCAGCGCGCTCCAGCGCGGCCGGGTCGAACACGACGTCGCCGTTCATCCACAGCACTCCGCCCGGAGCCGAAGCCTGCAGGGCACGCATGAGGCTCTTCGAGGTGTTGGTCTGGTCGTACTGCTCGTTGTAGACGAAGGAAGCCTCGGGGAACGCCTCGATGATGTGCTCGAGCTTGTAACCGACCACCACCGTCACCTGGGCGGCCTTGCCGAAGGCCTGGTGGATGTTGTCGAACTGCTGACCCATGATGGTGCGGCCGTCGGCGAGCTCGGTGAGCGGCTTCGGCAGCGAACGGCCGAGGCGGCTGCCCATACCGGCGGCCAGAATCACAATCTGCGTGGTCACGATGAGTCTCCTTGATGTCAAGCTAGTGCTACGAGGCAACGAATGACTGTGGCAAGTTTGCCTGTTGTTTACCTGTAGGTGAATATCTGGACACGACACTGTGCTGGTATAACCTTACGGGCCACCCGCGTGCGGGGGCCAGAGCAGAGCCGCGATGTTGTCGATTCGTGATGGAACCTCTGGGAGTCGCGAGCGGTTGGTACGGTTGACCAGTGGATTCCGAACCCGACCTGCCCGAGGCCCAAACACCGCCCCCGGCACGCACTCCGGCCGCCCGCGTGACCAGTACCCCGAAGAAACAGACGGGTGCGCCGCGCAAGCCCGCCGCCCCGCGTCAGCCGCGATCGAGCACGTCGACGACGGCCGCCGCCAAGACGGGAACGGGCGCCAAGCCCGCTACGCCGGCGAAGCCCGCCGCACCGAAGACGGGTGCGGCCAAGCCCGCGACCCCGCGCACCACGACCCCGCGCGCCACCACACCCCGATCCACGACGCCCAAGGCCGCAACCGCCAAGCCGGCAGCCGCAAAGTCGGTCGCGTCGCCGAACGCCGAGAGGCCGGCCGTCAGGCGCACCCCGGCGAAGAAGACGACGACGGATGCTGCGAAGCCCGCCGTCAGCAC is a window of Conyzicola nivalis DNA encoding:
- a CDS encoding CDP-glycerol glycerophosphotransferase family protein, with product MPQIAPVTFAAGNAKKLLALPGYGLGALASIVVPRRRDLWVFGSGPGVGEGALALYRLVRRENPALTLLWLARDERDLAAAADLGIPAVLKSSRRGLFATLRARVIVVTHGFGDANRYGLRGGFVVQLWHGIPLKRINLDSPATLRTRLLPGSVVVRRMLRLMYRTAARSIDIMPAASEVSAARLRTAFDLPAHRVVVTGDPRDDLLVAGDETDRNVAARALLFAQLGIDDTGRRVVLYAPTWRDGEVDPGIPSAAEWRAIVALLEASDSTLVLRPHPHGVGDYAAGLALSDHVVLLDSARCTDVTPVLPAVDALITDYSSIAYDFSLLGRPIIFLAPDVDAYTASRGLYVDYDSFSGGTQKSTWGELLAVLAAADTDKAVRAVLVEHAASLAASHHAFHDGENTARVYRQITTRLKEHE
- a CDS encoding CDP-glycerol glycerophosphotransferase family protein, producing MPLLKDAQAARRVLRNILKSRRSRAELARRLPTLQQPAAGSVQVVVYFADTRVNMYQIRQWYAPLAELAKTRQVTIIARSPGTMLTLLDESPVPVVYLRQVVDLERFIHSQDIKIVFYVNQNTKNFQMFRYGRMWHVFINHGESDKMYMTTNQFKAYDYSFIAGDAARERLARKLWDFDVDRKAIPIGRPQADHFAAELPYPADDRTVVLYAPTWEGDRASAAYGSIATHGVALVNALIATGTHRVIYRPHPRSGVVDPAYGAANRSIIAAIQSANAADPAAHHIFDDGNDLGWQLAGADVAITDISAMVYDRLATGKPLIVTRPVSPRAEIDETGYLGSSEWLTAGDADGIVAIADRVLHSEEAQENLHFWVERHFGDTTQGAATARFHAAVELLVAEWERNALLHSDDDPSSEDPFDDDDEDAISDD
- a CDS encoding DNA topoisomerase IB: MPRLRRSNLQTPGLGRVRHGRGYSIRDARGKKVDDEAIRERVDTLAIPPAWTDVWIAPYANSHIQATGLDEAGRRQYIYHSFWREKKDRAKFDRALLLAEALPNARRAVTIDLRSEGTTRARVLAAAFRMLDTGALRVGSERYTETNGSHGLSTLLCAHAKVSGTTVTLKFPAKSRQEWSSEITDVDLAELLAILKKRGPTARLLAYEVDGEWRPITAEEINEYVRERTGGAFSAKDFRTLRGTVAASVSLAKRGPAKSSTARSRALAQAMRDAAATLGNTPSIAKKSYVDPRVVAKYRHGQTIDRTKTASAEAELRKLLG
- a CDS encoding ABC transporter ATP-binding protein, whose protein sequence is MTQSDIADRAATAPQTAVISVTDAGIRYRRNRRARRNFKDLFSARARKTRPGEFWALRHVTFDVQPGEAIGVVGRNGQGKSTLLKLVAEVVLPDEGRVGVRGGVAPLIEITGGFVNDLSVRENVYLTAGLHGMKRAEIQARFDEIIEFAEIGDFLDTPYKHLSSGMKVRIAFAVVSRLEEPIILVDEVLAVGDRAFKEKCYNRIEELLAGGRTLFIVSHSEKDLRRFCSRGLYLDKGELVLDAPIADVLDRYNADYGVK
- a CDS encoding ABC transporter permease, encoding MTVAPPERTASTPLARYWHSLRLLATRDLRVRYSTSALGYVWSILDPLVMAGIYWFVFTQVFGRDVGAEPYIVFLLSALLPWTWFTGAVSDTTRAFIKEAKLVRSTKIPRTIWVVSLVMSKGIEFIASLPVLAFFVIISGATVNANILYFPLAIIIQGILTVGVGLIVAPLVVFFRDLERAVKLALRFLFYASPIIYGVTDLPPNLHFWAAFNPLSGIFSLYRGAFFPEQLGSPDDWFMVWVSAAMSIVILCIGMLVFKRTIRSVLKEI
- a CDS encoding phosphocholine cytidylyltransferase family protein; protein product: MTTQIVILAAGMGSRLGRSLPKPLTELADGRTIMGQQFDNIHQAFGKAAQVTVVVGYKLEHIIEAFPEASFVYNEQYDQTNTSKSLMRALQASAPGGVLWMNGDVVFDPAALERAAKLVARDQSFVSVNTAKVSDEEVKYTTDAEGYIRELSKTVKNGLGEAVGINYISRDDKAVLLRQLKRVGDQDYFERGIELAIEQDKLHIEPVDISDLYAVEIDFAEDLERANLFV